Part of the Sylvia atricapilla isolate bSylAtr1 chromosome 1, bSylAtr1.pri, whole genome shotgun sequence genome, CTGCAGTTGCTACAGAGAAAGTAAGGCTTTCAGCAGGAGATGTGGAAGCAGGCCTGGTAGTAACAAAACCACTGTATGAATTAGGACAGAATGATGcttgtctctctctctgttgGCTTCCGCGGGATCAGAAGCTGCTGTTAGCTGGAATGCATCGAAATCTGGCTATCTTTGATCTTAGGAACACAAgccaaaaaatatttgtaaacaCCAAGGCTGTCCAAGGAGTGACTGTTGATCCCTATTTCCACGATCGTGTTGCTTCCTTCTATGAAGGTCAGGTTGCCATATGGGATTTAAGAAAGTTTGAAAAGCCTGTTTTGACCCTGACAGAGCAACCAAAACCCTTAACAAAAGTTGCATGGTGTCCAACAAGGACTGGACTGTTAGCTACTTTAACAAGGGATAGTAACATCATTAGGCTGTATGACATGCAGCATACTCCCACCCCTATTGGAGATGAAACTGAGCCGACAATAATTGAAAGAAGTGTCCAACCATGTGAAAATTACATTGCTTCATTTGCCTGGCATCCCACAAGCCAAAATCGAATGGTAGTAGTGACTCCCAACAGGACTATGTCTGACTTCACAGTTTTTGAAAGAATTTCTCTTGCGTGGAGCCCCGTGACATCCTTAATGTGGGCTTGTGGGCGACATTTGTATGAGTGtacagaagaaggaaaggctAGTTCCTTGGAAAAAGACATAGCAACCAAAATGCGCCTCAGAGCTCTGTCAAGGTATGGTCTTGATACTGAACAAGTTTGGAGAAATCACCTCCTAGCTGGAAATGAAGATCCTCAGCTGAAATCGCTTTGGTACACTCTGCATTATATCCTTTATTTTATTGCCCTAAGGAAGTAGTATACCTTTATATGACAACCACTTATATAAAAtgcattgaaatatttaaataccaTGCAACATCCTGTAAATACTTTGTATATGTTAACAGGATGTgactttaaatttttaaaaccatttttttggaaaaattaaGCTTCCTATACATGAAAATACTTATGAAGCAGTATACTGAAGATATGGATCAAAAGCTTACAGGAAACAAAGGTCCCTTAGTTTACGCTGGCATTAAATCAATTGTGAAGTCATCTTTGGGTAAGAATGTTACAACTTTGCTAAGTATTGTTGTAGTATGTTTGCAAAATGATGCACTCATGGATTTGTCTTTGGCAATTGTTCAAAGAGgctatttaaaatatcaaaacaaagtatttctgtttgtgttttaataatGTAAGTTAGCAGTAATTCTCAGAGTTTTCAGCATTCTTGGAAGGTCAGTAATTGTAGAAGCATAGTATCCTCAGAAGTAAATCTTTGAACTATTTcaaacatttgaattttaacTATGGCACTAAGAATTCTTGTTCCCTGCATAACTATTATGTTTTTCAAAGCTCCACATCAGGGTGTACTTCTTAGAAAGGTCACTTTGCTGCAGTCACTGCTAGTATGTTAAGTACATTTGTACAGCTATGTTTAAGCTGACCTGTTCTGAAGTGACGAGTGCTCCTGGTTCATCACATTCTGCCTCTCATGCTCGCTGCAATTTTTCTTAgtataatttattatttgaatatttctttctttcttccataTATGTCTTATTAATTACTATGCTTCTTGGAGAAAAAACAAGTCTTCAGTGGTGAGAAACCTTCTAACACTTTGGTGCTGGCTGAAAACTGGTAGAGCAGGTGCTTGTGTATTTTCAATTTGAACAAACTGAGAGCTGTCAAATGTAACAAGTggtagaagaaagaaaaagtactgAGAGTATGTGTCGAGCTTAGGTCTGTAATTTTTAGCagatcaaaataattttgtgcatGCTGCTCCTTACCTTGGAGTTGTAAGCAATGTTAAAAGACTAAAATGTGATACTCAGCTTTTGTACCCTGCTTAATGATTGAAGTCAAAGCCTTGTGTTGTGATTAAATTAAAACTGTGATTTAAGCataatttatttcccatttctAGGAACAACAGAGAAcctcaggcagagcaggagtggATCTGATAGACAGGCAGATATTATTCAGTATCTGAGTGAGGAGAGATCTTTGGCTTTGCAACTCTGTGGGTGGATAAAGAAGGGAACAGACTTAGATGTGGAACCTTTCCTGAATTCATTGGAACAGGAAGGAGACTGGGAACGAGCTGCTGCTGTAGCACTTTTCAACTTGGACATACGTCGAGCAATACAAATTCTGAATAAAGGGGCTTCCTCAGGAAAAGGTGTGTCTTGTGtttactcttttattttagCACTGTATCATGTCAGTAGATTTTTTCTGTTAACAGAATTATGGAAGATAGTATGGAAGAGATGCCTGTTGTATTGTAAAATAGTTTCTTGAAACACTTGTGTTGGAGCTTGACGAATCCTGATATTTCAATCATCAGACTGCCATATGCCATACTGTCTATTTAAAATAGACCATATGTTTCAGAATTTCCTACTgataaaaaccccagaaagaCATATGTTCAGAACTAGTGGGATTCTTTTTACTTTAATGGAATTGCTGCGGGAAAGAGTGTCTGTCTGTGCTTTCCACAGGGAGGGTTCAGAGTGAAGATGTCCTATTTTCAAATTCAAGAATAAAATTGAACTTTCTGACAGAATGAATATTTAGATGAAAtagtttttgcatttttaggAAACTTCTTAGCTTGAAACTTCTGTATAATATTGTCATCCTCTGGCTAGGTCTGTTAAACAGAAATCCTATCTTCTCAGTACTTGTGGATATGAATTATGATAATGACAATCTTTTATGATAGCTATTTCAAAATGCTACAAGTAATGTGGTCTTTAAAGAGGCTGTCATGCATGTAGGTGCTAACTTACTTGAACAGGTGCATTTAAAGCAAAATCTATTATACATGATAGTGTCTGCACATTAATGTAGGTAGTGTTAATTTCTACTGCATTTTGTGTTGCACCCTGACAAATCATTGTGTTTCAAATGGATACTTTATTTATGGTTTTaactagggttttttttaagtccttAACTTGAATAATCTTGTTTCACTGGTTGATTTTCATAAACCAGGTGATCTGAACCTGAACGTAGTAGCAATGGCTCTCTCAGGCTACACAGATGAGAAGAACTCACTTTGGAGAGAAATGTGCAGTACTCTAAGACTGCAGTTGAACAATCCCTACCTGTGTGCTATGTTTGCTTTCCTCACGAGTGAGTCTGGTTCATATGATGGTGTTTTGGTGAGTAAATTTCTGTGTTAGGTTAAAATTTCTTTATGCAATAGGAACACATAGACACATGCACATATGTAGAGAGAGTCCTATATACTTCaggaattaataaaattaaaacctatTCTTTTATCCTGGTGCTGGCAAAGagcatttctttctgcaaaggAGACATATCAGTGAATGTTATGTTAGTGAATAAGTCATGCATAAACAACCAAAATATCAATTATAGTTAACACCTTCTTTTAGAGGAATTTTATCTTTAGCATGGAGTTATTAAAGCTCTAGAAATCCATTATCAAAATAATGTTTGCAGTGGGAAGAAACGGAAGAGAGATTAATAATGGAATTACAAAAAGCAGACTAAATGCAGGGGAGTTTACAGAACCTTCATCAAGCTACATTTGCAttgaattgtattttattttcccttgcttacttgttaaaataatttcattttgttgaaACAGTAAATAGAATAGTTCCAGGGCTTTTGAAACTGATACAGAAATGCCATTTAAAGGGCAAACTAAATCTTTAATCATGAAATACTTTGAGCCTTTGGAGGAGTTTCTACTTAGAGAACAGTAGAAATACTTGATTCAATAGGAATTCTTTTGCCTAGGAGATGACTCCCATAGTGCAGCAGAGTAAATGATCCAAAGCTGTTGAAAGTGAAGCTGGCATAATTTGATGCTCTTAGggtaaggaaaaataaaaaagttcaGAATCCCAGAGGGGAGaaacctgaatattttttttttttggtctgtctTTGAGAGAGAGTATTGTGGTTCTCTGGGTGTTGGGTAGtaattttatagatttttttattgatgAACTGGCAACTTGCACATGATAAGgtgctgtttgtttggttttaattttaagttttgCTTCAGTGAAACCTGTTGAAGTCTGCATGAAAGGTTTTGCCAAGCACATCTTGTTTTGGCAATGTCAGTCACAGTTTCTAATCTGAGAAtatcagagggaaaaatatgGGCACAGCTAAGTATGAGAATTAATATAGagaagtgcttttttttcttcaaggtCTTCAATGgttaaaaagcagaaagtagGTATAGATACACTGCTGGACCTCAAGTGTTAATACACTTTTGAGAAATTACTTCTGGATGtttagtttttctttgcttggggtgttttgtttgctttgttaacTTTCATTTGCAATTTAAGGAAGGAACGGAGTGGTTAGGCTAGTTATTTTGTAAATACAGTAaacagaaatagtttttcttctgcatatGACTTGGTGGGACTCCTGGCTATGCATGCTGAAAGCCTTAAGTCCTCAACAGCACTtgcaaagtttatttttgtggaGTTTCATAAATCATGTAGGATGTGTTGTACCAGGCTTTCCTGGTAGGTTGTTCCCATATCTGCAGTCTTCCTCTGATACCTATATCTGAGTACAAACAAGTAAGCTGATTTTTAGAGTTAGCCTTCTCCACATGTCATATTTTCTTTGTACACAATCAATTTCATTATATCAGTTAGACAGTAGTGCAAGTGTTCTGGATTTTACAAAGTGttggaaaaatggaaatgtgtATCTGATGTTAGtattcccatttttctctctaCAGTATGAAAGTAACGTAGCTGTACGAGACAGAGTGGCATTTGCTTGCAAGTTCCTCAACGATGCTCAGGTAAGTTTGTGGCTGCACATTTAAACAAACTTTTAAACTGGGCTTTATTCAGAGGCAAAAGAAACTCTGGGGTGGAGGAGTGAGCAGTGGAAATGATGAGTCATTagtgatttgttttttcttctcgTAGTATATAAGGTATGGTataatttgttttttagtttgtactttcagcttatttttttattcaatttttggttggttggtttggggtatttatttgttttgttgtggttttgtagGTTTTTGTTAGTATTCATCACATGGTAGTTCAAATGCAGTTAACTGTACACCTGTTTTACTGGAGAGTGTTTCTAtttattcagtatttatttCCAGCTGTTAATGTTTTCTCAAATTATGGTTTGGTCTTGCAGCAGAAATGTTCTATTTTAAATTCACCAAAGTATTCTAAGAATACATAACctctctccttttattttctatcagGAAGCTTAAAGTTTGTTTGTAAACACTCGATTTCATGCAGTGTCATACTATATAgtaatttaactttttctgCATAACATTCAGCAAGCAACACATTCTGTTAGCAGCAGATGCTGGTTTTgcatatatttatgtatttcttcatttatattttttatagcTCAACAGGTTTATTGAGAAGCTgacaaatgaaatgaaagaggCTGGGAATTTGGAGGGAATACTGTTAACAGGGCTGACAAAAGATGGAGTTGACTTGATGGAAAGTTATGTTGACAGAACTGGAGATGTCCAGACAGCAAGCTATTGCATGCTACAGGTTAGTGTGTCACTCCACAATAAATTTATGGAGGAAAACTAAATGTAGTTTCTTTATCAGGGTAGCATTGAATCTTGTGAACTGAAAAGTACTTTCCGTATTAAATTGGGACAATtagttggtgggttttttggtttttttgtgtaatCATCTGAAACTCAGTGTTATTTGGTAATTATGTGTCTTCACACTCCCTGGCTGAGGTAGCTTGAGGAGATAGTAGGGGAAAGAGACTAAAGAAAATCATAGTCCTTTTCGCTAGCTGAACTGGGAATAGCCATTTATCTGTTTATTGCTGGTGTGTTtcttgaccttttttttttttttttttttttttttttttgtgtgtgtgctttcaGGATTTTGGTAGAGAACAAAagtgaggggttttgtttgtttgtaggctttgggtttggttttttctaaTAATGGACTTATCTTGGCCCTTACACAGTAGCAGCTATTGCCAACGATGTGTTTAACTGCATATGCAATCATGACAGTGATACAGATTGTGATACATGACAGAACTTTCAAATCCTTCATCTCACAGGCATGAGTTCTTAGGAGGACATGGCAGCACAAGTATTTTCAACCA contains:
- the MIOS gene encoding GATOR2 complex protein MIOS — encoded protein: MSGSKPDILWAPHHVDRFVVCDSELSLYHIDSAVSSELKAGSLRLSEETTATLLSINSDTPYMKCVAWYPKFDPECLLAVGQANGRVVLTSLGQDHNSKSKDLIGKEFVPKHARQCNTLAWNPLDSNWLAAGLDKHRADFSVLIWDISSKYAPETAVATEKVRLSAGDVEAGLVVTKPLYELGQNDACLSLCWLPRDQKLLLAGMHRNLAIFDLRNTSQKIFVNTKAVQGVTVDPYFHDRVASFYEGQVAIWDLRKFEKPVLTLTEQPKPLTKVAWCPTRTGLLATLTRDSNIIRLYDMQHTPTPIGDETEPTIIERSVQPCENYIASFAWHPTSQNRMVVVTPNRTMSDFTVFERISLAWSPVTSLMWACGRHLYECTEEGKASSLEKDIATKMRLRALSRYGLDTEQVWRNHLLAGNEDPQLKSLWYTLHFMKQYTEDMDQKLTGNKGPLVYAGIKSIVKSSLGTTENLRQSRSGSDRQADIIQYLSEERSLALQLCGWIKKGTDLDVEPFLNSLEQEGDWERAAAVALFNLDIRRAIQILNKGASSGKGDLNLNVVAMALSGYTDEKNSLWREMCSTLRLQLNNPYLCAMFAFLTSESGSYDGVLYESNVAVRDRVAFACKFLNDAQLNRFIEKLTNEMKEAGNLEGILLTGLTKDGVDLMESYVDRTGDVQTASYCMLQGSPSDVLKDERVQYWIENYRNLLDAWRFWHKRAEFDIHRSKLDPSSKPLAQVFVSCNFCGKSISYSCSAIPHQGRGFSQYGVSGSPTKSKVTSCPGCRKPLPRCALCLINMGTPVSSCPGGSKSDEKVDLSKDKKLAQFNNWFTWCHNCRHGGHAGHMLSWFRDHTECPVSACSCKCMQLDTTGNLVPAETVQA